In Archangium violaceum, the following are encoded in one genomic region:
- a CDS encoding sensor histidine kinase translates to MRAGARPVRDILLRAMTVSAAFALALMGAFFTLFSYDLEDTLFNRLVAAEADRPAPGPLPGLTAHVGHASLPPWLGARLAETLPRGEYEVATDGHGHFHVAVRPGAADGGSRYVVLDVTALTSTTAQLRRTSGLMLTSALLALLAAALLGLLVARRLGRPLEQLVARLRLEGAALPDDDGGVAEVRALLDALRARDARIQELLERERRFNRDASHELRTPLAVALGAVEILELDPPRDAETFGRLRQAVDQMGLLTEGILWLAREGGAEERCDLLHISHQLVARYAHLRQDAAVEVTIQSSGKVLAPIPAPVALVMLGNLLKNALAYTSEGRIVIDIEPTAWTLSDTGVGFGRVEPGREGFGIGLSLVERLARRFSWGISIATLEPRGTRVRLTWTSAPAASRAPA, encoded by the coding sequence ATGCGAGCAGGTGCCAGACCGGTCCGTGACATCCTGCTGCGCGCCATGACGGTGTCCGCGGCGTTCGCGCTGGCACTGATGGGGGCGTTCTTCACGCTCTTCAGCTACGACCTCGAGGACACCCTCTTCAACCGGCTCGTCGCCGCCGAGGCGGACCGGCCCGCGCCGGGGCCCCTCCCCGGCCTCACCGCGCATGTGGGCCATGCCTCGTTGCCGCCCTGGTTGGGGGCGCGGCTGGCGGAGACGCTTCCCCGCGGCGAATACGAGGTGGCCACCGACGGCCATGGACACTTCCACGTCGCGGTCCGCCCCGGCGCGGCGGACGGGGGCTCCCGGTACGTCGTGCTCGACGTGACCGCGCTGACGAGCACCACCGCCCAGCTGCGGCGGACCTCCGGCCTGATGCTCACCAGCGCGCTGCTGGCGCTGCTGGCCGCCGCGCTGCTCGGCCTCCTCGTGGCCCGCCGCCTGGGCCGGCCGCTGGAGCAGCTGGTGGCGCGGCTGCGGCTTGAAGGCGCGGCGCTTCCCGACGACGATGGAGGCGTGGCGGAGGTGCGCGCGCTGCTCGACGCGCTGCGCGCCCGGGACGCGCGCATCCAGGAACTCCTGGAGCGTGAGCGGCGGTTCAACCGCGACGCCAGCCACGAGCTGCGCACGCCTCTGGCCGTGGCTCTGGGGGCGGTGGAAATCCTGGAGCTCGACCCGCCGCGAGACGCAGAGACCTTCGGCCGGCTGCGCCAGGCGGTGGACCAGATGGGCCTGCTGACGGAGGGCATCCTCTGGTTGGCACGGGAGGGCGGCGCGGAGGAGCGCTGCGACCTGCTCCACATCTCGCATCAACTGGTCGCGCGGTACGCGCACCTGCGGCAGGACGCCGCCGTGGAAGTCACCATCCAGTCCTCCGGGAAGGTCCTTGCCCCCATTCCCGCTCCGGTGGCCCTGGTGATGCTGGGAAACCTCCTCAAGAACGCCCTGGCCTACACGAGCGAGGGGCGCATCGTCATCGACATCGAGCCCACGGCGTGGACCCTCTCGGACACCGGCGTCGGCTTCGGCCGTGTCGAGCCCGGCAGGGAGGGCTTCGGCATCGGGCTGTCGCTGGTGGAGCGGCTGGCCCGGCGGTTCTCGTGGGGAATCTCCATCGCCACCCTGGAGCCCCGTGGCACGCGGGTGCGGCTGACCTGGACATCCGCCCCCGCCGCGTCGAGAGCCCCGGCATGA
- a CDS encoding response regulator transcription factor has protein sequence MRVLVVEDHRDLQANIARFLEPDFVLDFASTGPQGLALALAHTYDVIVLDLMLPGMSGIEVCERIRQLAPRLVPILMLTARDTLEDKQEGFQAGADDYLVKPFSLRELRWRLEALARRPVPPSGRRLQVGGLTLAPESGQVRCGERTVRLHRTEVLLLRLLMEAAPAALSAETLALRLWGEDAPESSALRTHIYALRKALATLGLDHAITTRRNEGYSLDASRCQTGP, from the coding sequence ATGCGCGTGCTCGTCGTCGAGGACCATCGTGACCTCCAGGCCAACATCGCGAGGTTCCTGGAGCCGGACTTCGTCCTCGACTTCGCGTCCACCGGCCCGCAGGGGCTCGCGCTCGCGCTGGCCCACACCTACGACGTCATCGTGCTGGACCTGATGCTGCCTGGCATGAGCGGCATCGAGGTGTGCGAGCGCATCCGGCAGCTCGCGCCACGGCTCGTCCCCATCCTCATGCTGACCGCCCGGGACACGCTGGAGGACAAGCAGGAGGGCTTCCAGGCGGGCGCGGATGACTACCTCGTCAAGCCCTTCTCACTGCGGGAGCTGCGCTGGCGGCTGGAAGCCCTCGCGCGCCGGCCCGTGCCTCCGAGCGGACGGCGGCTCCAGGTGGGCGGCCTCACGCTGGCGCCGGAGAGCGGCCAGGTGCGCTGCGGCGAGCGCACCGTCCGGCTTCACCGCACCGAGGTCCTCCTCCTCCGGCTCCTGATGGAGGCCGCGCCCGCCGCGCTCTCGGCGGAGACACTGGCGCTGCGGCTCTGGGGGGAGGACGCACCGGAGTCGAGCGCGCTGCGGACCCACATCTACGCCCTGCGCAAGGCGCTCGCCACACTGGGACTCGACCATGCCATCACCACGCGACGCAACGAGGGGTACAGCCTGGATGCGAGCAGGTGCCAGACCGGTCCGTGA
- a CDS encoding alpha/beta hydrolase → MMRSLLLGLWLLSTSAAHAARPAMPMEVQAGDGERIPVQVLEPEGDAANPPVAVLLHGLTRSKEDWLADAPPTHGGALTEHLLKSGYRVYILDARRHGERATPEARPGQLAKRAHAGDTAPYQAMIVDTVRDAQALLAKVLAGSKPPRVLVAGYSMGAQVGLLLASREPRVTHLVTMVPPHVDPVLGDAAPVNRMGGIHQSWLLLTAARDTFSTAENNQALFDAAPSKHKARKAFDSGHALPREYVDEVRRWLAEAR, encoded by the coding sequence ATGATGCGCTCGCTGTTGCTGGGACTCTGGCTGCTGTCCACCTCCGCGGCCCACGCCGCCCGCCCCGCCATGCCCATGGAGGTCCAGGCAGGGGATGGGGAACGGATTCCCGTGCAGGTGCTGGAGCCGGAAGGGGACGCGGCGAATCCGCCCGTGGCCGTCCTGCTGCACGGCCTCACCCGGAGCAAGGAGGACTGGCTGGCGGATGCGCCTCCCACCCATGGCGGGGCCTTGACGGAGCACCTGCTGAAGTCCGGCTACCGGGTCTACATCCTGGACGCGAGGCGGCATGGGGAACGGGCGACACCCGAGGCGCGTCCCGGCCAGCTCGCGAAGCGCGCGCATGCGGGCGATACCGCGCCGTACCAGGCGATGATCGTGGACACCGTGCGGGATGCGCAGGCGCTCCTCGCGAAGGTGCTCGCCGGGAGCAAGCCGCCGCGGGTGCTCGTCGCCGGCTACAGCATGGGCGCCCAGGTGGGGCTGCTGCTGGCCTCACGCGAGCCGCGCGTCACGCACCTGGTGACCATGGTGCCACCGCACGTGGACCCCGTGCTGGGAGACGCCGCGCCCGTGAATCGGATGGGCGGCATCCACCAATCCTGGCTGCTGTTGACGGCGGCGCGCGACACGTTCTCCACGGCGGAGAACAACCAGGCGCTGTTCGACGCCGCACCCAGCAAGCACAAGGCCCGCAAGGCCTTCGACAGCGGGCACGCGCTGCCACGCGAGTACGTCGACGAGGTCCGCCGCTGGCTGGCCGAGGCGCGGTAG
- a CDS encoding serine hydrolase domain-containing protein — protein MARWNTLALLCALAGCAPTVRMPPSAPPTPSSSPTPDIEAADARVRAAVASGELEGLALAFIEDGQVKTVRSYGQRNAAGQPLQTETVMYGASLTKAVFAYTVMQLVDEGRIDLDTSIARYLDRPLPDHPRDPRSGPWPDLRDDPRWKDLTPRILLTHRSGFANFAFLEPDGKLRFHFDPGSRYAYSGEGLILLQFVLEKGLGLDLGSEMQRRVFDRFDMRNTSMMWRPDFAANLADGITEDRQWLPHDERSKVRAAGSMDTTIEDFARFAAGFMRGEGLSARSRAEMVRAQWPITTATQFPTLQPELAPAQRRPDLAAGLGVIVFDGPQGRGFFKGGHDDATGNTWVCVERRRACVVLLANDVKAEALFPGLVRQLLGETGVPWSWEYGEMSMR, from the coding sequence ATGGCACGCTGGAACACCCTCGCCCTGCTCTGCGCCCTCGCGGGCTGCGCTCCGACCGTCCGTATGCCGCCGTCCGCGCCGCCGACCCCGTCATCATCCCCGACACCGGACATCGAGGCGGCCGATGCCCGCGTGCGGGCCGCCGTCGCCTCGGGCGAGCTCGAGGGGCTGGCGCTGGCCTTCATCGAGGACGGCCAGGTGAAGACGGTCCGCAGCTACGGCCAGCGCAACGCCGCCGGCCAGCCGCTGCAGACCGAGACCGTGATGTACGGCGCCTCGCTGACCAAGGCGGTCTTCGCCTACACCGTGATGCAGCTCGTGGACGAGGGCCGCATCGACCTGGACACCTCCATCGCGCGATACCTGGACCGCCCGCTGCCGGACCATCCACGCGACCCGCGCTCCGGCCCCTGGCCCGACCTGCGGGATGATCCGCGCTGGAAGGACCTGACGCCGCGCATCCTGCTGACCCACCGGTCCGGCTTCGCCAACTTCGCCTTCCTGGAGCCGGACGGCAAGCTGCGCTTCCACTTCGATCCGGGCAGCCGCTACGCCTATTCCGGCGAGGGCCTCATCCTGCTGCAGTTCGTGCTGGAGAAGGGCCTCGGCCTGGACCTTGGCAGCGAGATGCAGCGACGCGTGTTCGACCGCTTCGACATGCGCAACACCAGCATGATGTGGCGGCCGGATTTCGCGGCCAATCTCGCCGACGGCATCACCGAGGACCGCCAGTGGCTGCCGCACGACGAGCGCAGCAAGGTGCGCGCCGCCGGCTCGATGGACACCACCATCGAGGACTTCGCCCGCTTCGCCGCCGGCTTCATGCGCGGGGAGGGCCTGTCGGCGCGCAGCCGCGCGGAGATGGTTCGCGCCCAATGGCCCATCACCACCGCGACCCAGTTCCCCACCCTCCAGCCGGAACTGGCGCCGGCACAACGGCGCCCGGACCTCGCCGCCGGCCTGGGCGTGATCGTCTTCGACGGCCCGCAGGGCCGCGGCTTCTTCAAGGGCGGCCATGACGACGCCACCGGCAACACCTGGGTCTGCGTCGAGCGCCGCCGCGCCTGCGTCGTGCTGCTGGCCAACGATGTGAAGGCCGAGGCACTGTTTCCAGGGCTGGTGAGGCAGTTGCTCGGCGAGACCGGCGTGCCGTGGTCCTGGGAGTATGGTGAGATGTCGATGCGCTGA
- a CDS encoding methyltransferase, giving the protein MQKLEQQETSPQGAMLQMITAFWLPQAIHTAAKWRVPDFLKDGPKTAAELARDTQTHEDALRRLLRTLSSVGVFAETEDGRFELTPLSQTLRSDVPDSLRGYLMLVDSEWFWRGWAQLPHAVKTGQPGFEQAHGQPFFEYLSRHAEHGAVFNTAMTSFSAMSGTEVVPERYDFSKVKTVVDVAGGQGSFLVHVLNAHPHLRGVLFELPPVIEEARATLEKSGVADRCTWLGGSFFESVPTGHDLYMMKMIIHDWADDQAVRILKSCRQAMRDDSKLLLIEQLLPERRLSGLQMFIDLTMMTMFGSKERTAKEFQALFAQAGLELTRTIELVNGFAIIEARPSV; this is encoded by the coding sequence ATGCAAAAGCTGGAACAGCAAGAGACATCACCGCAGGGCGCGATGCTGCAGATGATCACAGCCTTCTGGTTGCCCCAGGCCATCCACACGGCGGCGAAATGGCGCGTCCCTGATTTCTTGAAGGACGGGCCCAAGACGGCGGCCGAGCTGGCCCGTGACACGCAGACGCATGAGGACGCCCTTCGCCGGTTGCTGCGGACGCTCTCGAGTGTTGGCGTCTTCGCTGAAACGGAGGACGGACGCTTCGAGCTGACGCCGCTGTCCCAGACGCTGCGCTCGGATGTGCCAGACTCGCTACGGGGCTACCTGATGCTGGTGGACTCCGAGTGGTTCTGGCGGGGTTGGGCGCAGCTCCCTCATGCCGTCAAGACGGGTCAGCCCGGGTTCGAGCAAGCCCACGGACAGCCCTTCTTCGAGTACCTGTCCAGGCACGCGGAACACGGGGCGGTCTTCAACACGGCGATGACGTCGTTCTCCGCGATGAGCGGCACCGAGGTCGTACCGGAGCGGTATGACTTCTCGAAGGTGAAGACAGTCGTCGACGTCGCGGGTGGTCAGGGCTCATTCCTCGTTCACGTGTTGAACGCACACCCGCATCTGCGCGGCGTGCTGTTCGAGCTGCCGCCCGTCATCGAGGAGGCCAGGGCGACGCTCGAGAAGAGTGGCGTGGCCGACCGCTGCACGTGGCTCGGCGGCAGCTTCTTCGAGTCGGTGCCCACAGGTCATGACCTGTACATGATGAAGATGATCATCCACGACTGGGCGGACGATCAGGCCGTGCGCATCCTGAAGAGCTGTCGCCAGGCGATGCGGGACGACTCCAAGCTGCTGCTGATCGAACAGCTCCTTCCGGAGCGGAGGTTGTCGGGTCTGCAGATGTTCATCGACCTGACGATGATGACGATGTTCGGCAGCAAGGAGCGCACCGCGAAGGAGTTCCAGGCCTTGTTCGCACAGGCCGGGCTCGAGCTGACGCGAACCATCGAGCTGGTCAATGGCTTCGCGATCATCGAGGCGCGGCCGAGCGTCTGA
- a CDS encoding cupin-like domain-containing protein, with product MSSPSASAPRFQTLSRQDFERDFLARTPVVLTEALTHWAAFRSWTWDSLRERCGQREVEVEVYPDGNRAAMWAFTPMTLGQYLERMNGEEHRKYYLAESPVRTVFPELLGDLGELGLVAPERIIKQVAFVGRDSFSTLHYHPRNEAVAVQVLGTKRLLLYPPSQTERIYPHPWYSPRFNFSTLPLDGASREELYPRYPKFKEATPLEVVLRPGELLYIPVGWWHSAEGEGRNLTITSFWSSEPRHWLAAPTGWRDACNYPIFQTLRWMDRSARRLGLQESAWRLAEKLGLIDDASKMSTYASW from the coding sequence GTGAGCTCCCCCAGCGCCTCCGCCCCCCGCTTCCAGACCCTCTCGCGCCAGGACTTCGAGAGGGACTTCCTCGCGCGAACCCCCGTCGTCCTCACCGAGGCCCTGACGCACTGGGCCGCCTTCCGCTCCTGGACCTGGGACTCGCTGCGGGAGCGCTGTGGCCAGCGCGAGGTCGAGGTCGAGGTCTACCCGGACGGTAACCGCGCCGCGATGTGGGCCTTCACTCCGATGACGCTCGGACAGTACCTGGAGCGGATGAACGGCGAGGAGCACCGCAAGTACTACCTCGCCGAGTCCCCCGTGCGGACGGTCTTCCCCGAGCTGCTCGGGGACCTGGGCGAGCTCGGGCTGGTGGCGCCCGAGCGCATCATCAAGCAGGTGGCCTTCGTGGGGCGGGACTCCTTCTCCACGCTGCACTACCACCCCCGCAACGAGGCGGTGGCCGTGCAGGTGCTGGGCACCAAGAGGTTGCTCCTCTACCCACCGTCTCAGACGGAGCGCATCTACCCGCATCCCTGGTACTCGCCCCGGTTCAACTTCAGCACCCTCCCATTGGATGGGGCGTCCCGGGAGGAGCTGTACCCGAGGTACCCGAAGTTCAAGGAGGCCACCCCCCTCGAAGTCGTCCTGCGTCCGGGGGAGCTGCTCTACATCCCGGTCGGCTGGTGGCACTCGGCGGAAGGGGAAGGGCGAAACCTGACGATCACCTCGTTCTGGAGCTCGGAGCCGCGGCACTGGCTCGCCGCACCCACCGGGTGGCGGGATGCCTGCAACTACCCCATCTTCCAGACGCTGCGCTGGATGGACCGGAGCGCCCGGCGGCTGGGTCTCCAGGAGTCCGCCTGGCGCCTCGCCGAGAAGCTGGGGTTGATCGACGACGCCTCGAAGATGTCGACCTACGCGTCCTGGTGA
- a CDS encoding TVP38/TMEM64 family protein has protein sequence MHEDTTRASHGTPRSAVKGWVMFCGLLLAAILVPFALLGDGLEAATRGLLGSPWPAWQWSLLLGGLLASDILLPVPSSLVSTAAGAGLGFWWGLLTSWAGTMVGCGLGYLLGARAGTAMLRRLAGETELARVARASERYGHWYLLLFRGVPVLAEASVVFAGVSRMPLRRFLALAALSNLGVCASYAAVGAAAMKAAAFLLLFAGMVLLPALALWLARGLKV, from the coding sequence GTGCACGAGGACACGACTCGCGCTTCCCACGGAACTCCCCGGAGCGCGGTCAAGGGGTGGGTGATGTTCTGCGGCCTGTTGCTGGCCGCCATCCTGGTGCCCTTCGCCTTGCTGGGTGACGGACTGGAAGCGGCCACCCGCGGGCTGCTGGGAAGTCCCTGGCCCGCGTGGCAGTGGTCGCTCCTGCTGGGAGGACTGCTCGCGAGCGATATCCTGCTCCCGGTGCCCTCCAGCCTCGTCAGCACCGCCGCGGGTGCCGGGCTGGGCTTCTGGTGGGGCCTGCTCACCTCATGGGCCGGGACGATGGTGGGCTGCGGACTGGGCTATCTGCTCGGGGCACGGGCCGGCACGGCGATGCTGCGGCGGTTGGCGGGCGAGACCGAGCTGGCGCGCGTGGCGCGGGCCTCCGAGCGCTATGGCCACTGGTACCTGCTGCTCTTTCGTGGGGTCCCCGTGCTGGCGGAGGCGTCGGTGGTCTTCGCGGGAGTGAGCCGGATGCCGTTGCGCCGCTTCCTCGCACTCGCGGCCCTCTCCAACCTGGGCGTCTGCGCCAGCTATGCGGCGGTGGGGGCCGCGGCGATGAAAGCAGCAGCGTTCCTGTTGCTCTTCGCGGGGATGGTGCTGCTTCCCGCCCTCGCGCTATGGCTCGCGCGCGGGCTGAAGGTTTGA
- a CDS encoding ArsR/SmtB family transcription factor, with protein MKAYKHPAIEEVTVEQLLHALSDPVRLGIVRQLAAEGEASCGALDGGRPKSTMSHHFKVLREAGLVWTRTEGVVHMNALRRAELDRRFPGLLDALLRAPSKTGA; from the coding sequence GTGAAAGCCTACAAGCACCCGGCCATCGAGGAGGTCACGGTTGAGCAGCTCCTTCACGCCCTGAGCGACCCCGTGCGGCTCGGGATCGTGCGCCAGCTCGCGGCAGAGGGGGAGGCCAGCTGTGGCGCCTTGGATGGCGGTCGGCCGAAGTCCACCATGTCGCATCACTTCAAGGTGCTCCGCGAAGCCGGCCTGGTGTGGACGCGCACCGAAGGCGTCGTACACATGAACGCCCTGCGCCGGGCGGAGCTGGACCGGCGATTCCCCGGTCTCCTGGATGCGCTCCTGCGAGCGCCCTCGAAGACCGGGGCGTGA
- a CDS encoding NADH:flavin oxidoreductase/NADH oxidase, protein MPALFEPFTLKGVTLRNRIAVSPMCQYSAEDGLVTQWHGPHYTSLARGGAGLVVVEATSVSPEGRITPADLGIWTDAHAEALRPIVRSIKAAGAVPGIQIAHAGRKASANRPWEGDDHMAPGDPRGWETIAPSPIAFGGNLPQAPREMTREDIARVRADFVRAAERARDAGFEWLMLHFAHGYLAQSFFSIHSNQRTDEYGGSAENRGRFLVETLAAVREVWPEDRPLSARFGVLEFDGRDEETLAESIDLVSRFKAAGLDFIDVSMGFSTPAAKIPWAPSFMADIARRVRAETGLPNATSWYISDPEAANALVAEGKIDLVMLGRPLLADPHWPYAAAKKLGVDKPSWALPAPYAHWLERYRAG, encoded by the coding sequence ATGCCAGCGTTGTTCGAGCCGTTCACCCTCAAAGGCGTCACCCTGCGTAATCGCATCGCGGTCTCGCCCATGTGCCAGTACTCCGCGGAGGACGGGCTCGTCACCCAGTGGCACGGGCCGCACTACACCTCGCTCGCCCGCGGCGGCGCGGGGCTCGTGGTGGTGGAGGCCACCAGCGTCTCGCCCGAGGGGCGCATCACCCCGGCCGATCTCGGCATCTGGACCGACGCGCACGCCGAGGCGCTGCGCCCCATCGTCCGGTCGATCAAGGCCGCCGGCGCCGTCCCCGGCATCCAGATCGCCCACGCCGGCCGCAAGGCCAGCGCCAACCGCCCCTGGGAAGGCGATGACCACATGGCGCCTGGCGACCCGCGGGGCTGGGAAACCATCGCCCCCTCGCCCATCGCCTTCGGCGGCAACCTGCCCCAGGCTCCCCGTGAGATGACGCGCGAGGACATCGCGCGGGTGCGCGCCGACTTCGTCCGGGCCGCCGAGCGGGCCCGGGACGCCGGGTTCGAGTGGCTGATGCTCCACTTCGCCCACGGCTACCTGGCCCAGAGCTTCTTCTCCATTCATTCCAACCAGCGCACGGACGAGTACGGCGGCAGCGCCGAAAACCGTGGCCGATTCCTGGTGGAGACACTGGCCGCCGTGCGCGAGGTCTGGCCAGAGGACCGTCCGCTCTCGGCCCGCTTCGGAGTGCTCGAGTTCGACGGCCGGGACGAAGAGACGCTGGCGGAGTCCATCGACCTGGTCTCGAGGTTCAAGGCCGCCGGCCTGGACTTCATCGACGTGAGCATGGGCTTCTCCACGCCCGCGGCGAAGATCCCCTGGGCCCCGAGCTTCATGGCCGACATCGCCCGGCGCGTGCGCGCCGAGACCGGCCTGCCCAACGCCACCAGCTGGTACATCAGCGACCCGGAGGCCGCGAACGCATTGGTGGCGGAGGGAAAGATCGACCTCGTGATGCTCGGCCGACCCCTGCTCGCCGATCCGCACTGGCCCTATGCCGCGGCGAAGAAGCTTGGGGTGGATAAGCCCTCCTGGGCGCTGCCAGCGCCCTACGCCCACTGGCTGGAGCGCTATCGCGCCGGCTAG
- a CDS encoding phosphatase PAP2 family protein has translation MEFVLSICRMGDGGVASVEVLGHLGMEVWGAALLRMKLEKWVGSQDWTMYGMVFSVFLIWRIGAIGGWSKGCWILLAVCLVGVRKDQSDIDWTRFFAFGIPLLGVFYYFYGAGNALWWELANWMFQNNKHPLHWDELMQAIPLNTGAWARTLSSKALDEFMVWVYSYSFVVSLWICIVRSFWTKSVKKMLSYALSGHLLQFPLILPFYNLILLREVWYVNNQPDLLQRQFTDENALLVNVMNCFPSMHTSIAFAMLLLARREKDGVFKTTMVAYCVSIIFSTLYLQIHWVVDVLAGMAFGFGAVKLADGLIHVVSARLVPARLKAIYEGKPVEHKTDGGPVEGGELVKRGGGGTRTEPTRAVRQAGGEAMQAH, from the coding sequence ATGGAATTCGTTTTAAGTATTTGCCGTATGGGGGATGGGGGGGTGGCCTCGGTGGAAGTGTTGGGGCATTTAGGGATGGAGGTGTGGGGGGCTGCCTTGCTCAGGATGAAATTGGAAAAATGGGTCGGATCGCAGGATTGGACCATGTACGGCATGGTCTTTTCCGTATTTCTCATATGGCGAATCGGCGCGATTGGGGGCTGGAGCAAGGGGTGTTGGATCCTGCTGGCCGTCTGTCTGGTGGGAGTGCGCAAGGACCAGAGCGACATCGACTGGACGCGGTTCTTCGCCTTCGGGATTCCGCTCCTGGGCGTGTTCTACTACTTCTACGGAGCCGGAAACGCCTTGTGGTGGGAGTTGGCGAACTGGATGTTCCAGAACAACAAACATCCCTTGCATTGGGATGAGCTCATGCAGGCGATTCCGCTGAATACCGGCGCCTGGGCCAGGACGCTCAGCAGCAAGGCTCTGGATGAGTTCATGGTGTGGGTCTACAGCTACAGCTTCGTGGTGTCCCTGTGGATCTGCATCGTGCGGAGCTTCTGGACGAAGAGCGTCAAGAAGATGCTGTCCTACGCGCTGTCCGGTCACCTGCTGCAGTTCCCTCTGATATTGCCTTTCTACAATCTGATTCTCCTGCGCGAGGTCTGGTATGTGAACAATCAGCCGGATCTGCTTCAGCGCCAGTTCACGGATGAAAACGCGCTGCTCGTCAACGTGATGAACTGCTTCCCGAGCATGCATACGTCCATCGCGTTCGCGATGCTGCTGCTGGCCCGACGGGAGAAGGATGGGGTCTTCAAGACGACGATGGTCGCCTACTGCGTCTCCATCATCTTCTCCACGTTGTATCTACAGATTCACTGGGTCGTGGATGTGCTGGCCGGTATGGCTTTCGGTTTCGGAGCCGTCAAGCTGGCGGACGGGTTGATTCATGTCGTGTCGGCCCGGCTCGTTCCGGCGAGGCTCAAGGCCATCTACGAGGGCAAGCCGGTCGAGCACAAGACGGATGGGGGCCCTGTGGAGGGTGGAGAGCTGGTGAAGAGGGGCGGAGGAGGGACGCGAACGGAACCCACCCGGGCTGTGCGCCAGGCCGGTGGAGAGGCCATGCAAGCGCACTAG
- the hflX gene encoding GTPase HflX, with protein sequence MSKSSSMRPLAVLVGVQLPGVSDTEHAADLAELGRLVHTLGYEVAGTVTQRRESVASGTVLGTGKLKELASLTGGRGTVPSGAQERKSKARERWEAGEEETGEGEAGEEETGEEGSVEEPAAEADEAQAAALPTVVVVDHELSPSQLRNLERATGAQVLDRTGVIVDIFHRHARSREAKMQVELARLNYLAPRLRESTGSRERQQGRGSGDSAVELDRRKIRDRLAELREGLAAIQQDQEHRRYARREQLRVALVGYTNAGKSSLMRALTGSEVLVADQLFATLDTTVRALQPETRPRVLVSDTVGFIQKLPHDLVASFRSTLDEALEASLLLYVVDASDPTWEAQLEVTRGVLREIGAQGVPSRLLFNKADRLSPEAREALLQRHPEAIVLSAHSPDDVAALRQTVIEFFERSMVEADLVIPYARQARIGEVYENARVLSESFDESGRRLKLRALPGAMARLTRAFET encoded by the coding sequence ATGTCGAAATCCTCTTCCATGCGCCCTCTCGCCGTGCTGGTGGGTGTCCAGCTGCCCGGCGTCTCGGATACCGAACACGCCGCCGACCTCGCCGAGCTCGGGCGGTTGGTGCACACCCTCGGCTACGAGGTCGCCGGGACCGTGACCCAGCGTCGCGAAAGCGTTGCGTCGGGGACGGTCCTCGGTACCGGAAAGCTCAAGGAGCTGGCCAGTCTCACCGGGGGGCGTGGCACCGTGCCTTCGGGGGCGCAGGAGCGAAAGTCGAAGGCTCGCGAGCGCTGGGAGGCGGGAGAAGAGGAGACGGGGGAAGGGGAGGCGGGAGAGGAGGAGACGGGAGAGGAGGGCTCCGTGGAGGAACCGGCAGCCGAGGCCGACGAAGCGCAAGCCGCGGCACTGCCCACGGTGGTGGTGGTCGACCATGAGCTCTCGCCCAGCCAGCTGCGCAACCTCGAGCGGGCCACCGGCGCACAGGTGCTCGACCGCACCGGTGTCATCGTGGACATCTTCCACCGCCACGCGCGGAGCCGTGAAGCGAAGATGCAGGTCGAGCTCGCACGGCTCAACTACCTCGCCCCGCGCCTGCGCGAGTCGACGGGGAGCCGTGAGCGCCAACAAGGTCGGGGTTCCGGTGATTCGGCGGTGGAGCTCGATCGTCGCAAGATTCGCGACCGGCTCGCCGAACTGCGCGAGGGGCTCGCGGCCATCCAGCAGGACCAGGAGCACCGGCGCTACGCCCGGAGGGAGCAGCTGCGGGTGGCGCTGGTCGGGTACACCAACGCGGGCAAGTCCTCGCTCATGCGCGCCCTGACGGGCAGCGAGGTGCTGGTCGCCGATCAGCTCTTCGCCACCCTCGACACCACGGTGCGGGCACTGCAACCGGAGACCCGTCCAAGGGTGCTGGTCTCGGACACCGTGGGCTTCATCCAGAAGCTGCCACATGACCTCGTGGCCTCCTTCCGTTCGACACTGGATGAGGCACTGGAAGCCTCTCTGTTGCTCTACGTGGTGGATGCCTCCGACCCGACCTGGGAGGCCCAGCTCGAGGTCACCCGCGGAGTGCTCCGAGAGATCGGAGCGCAGGGCGTCCCGAGCAGGCTGTTGTTCAACAAGGCGGACCGGCTCTCCCCCGAGGCTCGGGAGGCCCTGCTCCAGCGGCATCCCGAGGCGATTGTCCTCTCGGCACACTCGCCGGATGACGTCGCGGCGCTCCGCCAGACCGTGATCGAGTTCTTCGAGCGCTCCATGGTCGAGGCGGACCTGGTGATTCCCTACGCCCGCCAGGCGCGCATCGGCGAGGTATACGAGAATGCCCGGGTCCTCTCCGAGTCCTTCGACGAGAGCGGCCGGCGGCTCAAGCTCCGAGCGCTCCCAGGGGCGATGGCCCGGTTGACCCGAGCCTTCGAGACGTGA